A part of Thermococcus sp. SY098 genomic DNA contains:
- the rpsC gene encoding 30S ribosomal protein S3 gives MAIERYFIREAVKEMLIDEYLEKELRRAGYGGLDIKKTPLGTKVIIFAANPGYVIGRGGRRIRELTRILERQFGLENPQIEVEEIKNPYLNAKVQAVRLAQALERGVHFRRAAYAAIRAIMRNGARGVEIRLSGKLTGERAKSIRFYQGYLAKVGNPAETLVSKGYAQALLKLGVIGVKVAIMPPEARLPDEIEIIEKPLEEEVSEG, from the coding sequence ATGGCTATTGAGAGATACTTCATTAGAGAAGCAGTTAAAGAAATGCTCATCGATGAATATCTGGAAAAGGAATTAAGGAGAGCAGGTTACGGTGGACTGGACATTAAGAAAACACCTCTTGGAACAAAAGTTATAATCTTTGCAGCAAATCCTGGTTATGTTATAGGTAGAGGTGGGAGAAGAATCAGGGAGCTCACAAGGATTCTTGAGAGGCAGTTTGGATTGGAAAATCCACAGATTGAAGTTGAGGAAATCAAGAACCCCTATCTAAACGCAAAGGTTCAAGCCGTTAGGCTTGCCCAAGCTTTAGAGAGGGGCGTTCACTTCAGAAGGGCAGCTTATGCGGCAATTAGGGCAATTATGAGGAATGGTGCAAGAGGCGTCGAGATTCGCCTAAGCGGGAAGCTTACAGGTGAGAGAGCAAAGAGCATTAGATTTTACCAGGGCTACCTTGCAAAAGTCGGAAACCCTGCAGAGACACTCGTTAGCAAGGGATATGCACAGGCTTTGCTTAAGCTTGGTGTTATTGGTGTTAAAGTTGCAATAATGCCGCCAGAGGCAAGGCTTCCAGATGAAATTGAGATTATTGAGAAGCCACTTGAAGAAGAGGTGAGCGAAGGATGA
- the rpmC gene encoding 50S ribosomal protein L29 translates to MKPSEIREMSLEEIEQKIRELRLELAKERGMLTMGTSLENPMVIRNLRRDIARLLTIKREKLRERR, encoded by the coding sequence ATGAAGCCCAGTGAAATTAGGGAGATGAGCTTGGAGGAGATTGAGCAGAAAATCAGAGAACTTAGGCTTGAGCTTGCTAAGGAAAGGGGAATGCTCACGATGGGAACGTCTTTGGAGAATCCAATGGTTATTAGGAATCTTAGACGGGATATAGCCCGTTTGTTAACAATTAAAAGGGAGAAGTTGAGAGAAAGAAGGTGA
- the yciH gene encoding stress response translation initiation inhibitor YciH, translating to MVPRIVNPLDEMLFKEVLKEQQRIKVYIERARYGKLKTIIEGIDEKEFDLEEIAKKLKAKLACGGTVKKGRIELQGDHREKVKQLLAEYGFSEDLIEIE from the coding sequence TTGGTGCCAAGGATAGTAAACCCTCTGGATGAGATGTTATTTAAAGAGGTATTGAAGGAGCAGCAGAGGATTAAGGTCTATATTGAACGTGCAAGGTATGGAAAGCTGAAGACAATAATTGAAGGTATAGACGAGAAGGAATTTGACCTTGAGGAGATAGCAAAAAAACTGAAGGCGAAGCTGGCATGCGGAGGAACAGTAAAGAAAGGAAGGATCGAGCTTCAAGGGGATCACAGAGAAAAGGTCAAGCAATTGTTGGCAGAGTATGGATTTTCAGAGGACTTAATAGAAATCGAGTGA
- a CDS encoding ribonuclease P protein component 1, whose translation MRRNSKERKDRASRGSQRKGQAIVGRVWIFRGLNRNRVNKKKLIWHELIGLKVKIKKSSHPELVGIEGYVIDETRNTLTIVGEKVWIIPKNVAEFEFEVGDKKIVIDGKDLIGRPEMRLKKRWKK comes from the coding sequence ATGCGGAGGAACAGTAAAGAAAGGAAGGATCGAGCTTCAAGGGGATCACAGAGAAAAGGTCAAGCAATTGTTGGCAGAGTATGGATTTTCAGAGGACTTAATAGAAATCGAGTGAACAAGAAAAAATTAATATGGCACGAGCTAATAGGGCTGAAAGTGAAAATCAAGAAAAGCTCTCATCCAGAGCTGGTTGGCATTGAGGGTTATGTAATAGACGAGACCAGAAATACGCTTACAATCGTCGGGGAAAAGGTTTGGATAATCCCCAAGAACGTTGCTGAATTTGAGTTTGAAGTTGGCGATAAGAAAATCGTGATCGATGGAAAGGATCTGATTGGAAGACCCGAGATGAGATTGAAGAAGAGGTGGAAAAAATGA
- a CDS encoding 30S ribosomal protein S17 → MRDIGLRIQPPAEKCDDPKCPWHGHLKIHGRVFEGIVVSDKPRRTVTVERQYYHYLRKYERYELRRSKIHAHNPPCINARAGDRVLIAETRPLSKTKHFVVVAVLQKAGKR, encoded by the coding sequence ATGAGAGACATTGGGTTGAGAATTCAACCTCCCGCTGAAAAATGTGATGATCCAAAGTGCCCCTGGCATGGGCACTTAAAAATCCACGGTAGGGTATTTGAAGGAATAGTTGTCAGTGACAAGCCAAGGAGAACCGTTACAGTTGAAAGGCAGTACTACCACTACCTTAGGAAGTATGAGAGATATGAGCTCAGAAGGAGCAAAATACATGCACACAATCCGCCATGCATCAATGCCAGAGCCGGTGATAGAGTGTTGATTGCTGAGACAAGGCCGTTAAGCAAGACAAAGCACTTTGTCGTTGTTGCAGTTTTGCAGAAAGCTGGTAAGAGGTGA
- a CDS encoding 50S ribosomal protein L14, which yields MAKRGKKGAGATRGVSPVRPTRALPVGAYLKVADNSGAKVIQIIGVVEYHGVRRRLASAGVGDMVVATVKKGRPDMRHQVVRAVIVRQRKEYRRLDGMRVKFEDNAAVITTEDGVPRGTEIRGPIAREAAEKWVRLGGIASIVL from the coding sequence ATGGCAAAGAGAGGAAAGAAAGGTGCTGGTGCAACCAGAGGTGTTTCCCCTGTAAGGCCTACAAGGGCTTTACCCGTTGGTGCTTACCTTAAAGTTGCTGACAACAGCGGTGCAAAGGTAATCCAGATCATTGGCGTTGTTGAATATCACGGCGTTAGAAGAAGGTTAGCAAGTGCGGGCGTTGGCGATATGGTAGTTGCGACGGTTAAAAAGGGAAGACCAGACATGAGGCACCAAGTCGTTAGGGCGGTCATTGTTAGACAGAGAAAAGAATACAGAAGATTGGATGGTATGAGGGTTAAGTTTGAGGACAATGCAGCTGTTATCACAACAGAAGATGGTGTTCCAAGAGGAACTGAAATCAGAGGACCAATCGCAAGAGAAGCAGCTGAGAAGTGGGTTAGATTGGGTGGTATTGCGAGCATAGTATTGTGA
- the rplX gene encoding 50S ribosomal protein L24: MRLKSKQPRKQRKFLYNAPLHLRHKIMSATLSPELREKYGVRNLPIRTGDKVRIMRGDYKGIEGKVVEVDLRRYRIYVEGVTLKKVNGTEVFYPIHPSNVMIVELNLDDERRKKIIERRA; the protein is encoded by the coding sequence ATGAGACTTAAGAGTAAGCAACCAAGAAAGCAGAGGAAGTTTTTATATAACGCTCCTCTCCACTTAAGGCACAAAATAATGAGTGCCACACTATCACCAGAGCTCAGGGAGAAATACGGCGTAAGGAACCTGCCAATAAGGACTGGTGATAAGGTTAGAATTATGCGCGGAGATTACAAGGGTATTGAGGGTAAAGTTGTTGAAGTTGACTTAAGGAGATACAGGATTTACGTTGAGGGAGTTACACTTAAGAAGGTCAATGGAACTGAAGTGTTCTACCCAATACATCCCTCAAACGTTATGATTGTTGAGCTTAACCTTGACGATGAGAGAAGGAAGAAGATAATTGAGAGGAGGGCTTGA
- a CDS encoding 30S ribosomal protein S4e, with protein MARKGAKRHLKRLAAPTQWYIERKAYKWAVRPRPGPHNMRTSIPLLYIVRDYLGYAKTAREARKILNEGKILVDGKARKDYKFPVGIMDVVSIPETGEHYRVLPNRIGKLILHPISEEEAKIKPLRITRKVMVKGGNLQIGFHDGTNYLVKLSSLTDEVKDRFKTSYTVFMKMPEREIVEILPFEIGAYVFVTQGKNVARIGKIVEVRHFPAGWPDVVTIEDQEGELFDTLKEYAFVIGKDKPGISLP; from the coding sequence ATGGCAAGAAAAGGTGCTAAGAGGCATTTAAAGAGGCTTGCAGCTCCAACTCAGTGGTATATTGAGAGAAAAGCCTATAAGTGGGCTGTGAGACCAAGGCCAGGACCGCACAACATGAGAACATCAATTCCACTCCTTTACATCGTTAGAGATTACCTTGGCTATGCAAAGACGGCAAGAGAGGCAAGAAAGATACTCAACGAAGGCAAAATCCTTGTAGATGGGAAGGCAAGGAAGGATTACAAGTTTCCAGTTGGAATTATGGATGTTGTTTCAATCCCAGAGACTGGTGAGCATTACAGGGTTCTACCAAACAGAATTGGCAAGCTCATCCTTCATCCAATAAGCGAGGAAGAGGCTAAGATAAAACCGCTTAGAATTACCAGGAAGGTCATGGTCAAGGGAGGAAACCTTCAGATTGGCTTCCATGATGGGACTAACTATCTCGTAAAGCTCAGCTCACTCACCGATGAAGTCAAAGACCGCTTCAAGACATCATACACAGTCTTCATGAAGATGCCGGAGAGAGAAATCGTTGAGATACTTCCGTTTGAAATCGGTGCATACGTCTTCGTCACACAGGGTAAGAACGTTGCAAGAATTGGTAAGATAGTTGAGGTCAGACACTTCCCAGCGGGCTGGCCAGATGTCGTTACAATTGAAGATCAAGAAGGTGAGCTCTTCGATACGCTCAAAGAGTATGCCTTCGTTATTGGAAAGGACAAGCCAGGGATTTCACTGCCATGA
- a CDS encoding 50S ribosomal protein L5: MIANREQILADWEAHPMRRPRIAKVTINIGVGESGERLTKAESMLQQLVGQKPIRRRAKKTNRDFGIRRGEPIAVKVTLRGKKAYEMLRRLLAAVDNKLKASSFDEHGNVCFGIDEHINIPGVEYDPEIGIFGMDVCVTLERPGFRVARRRRKRTKIPTRHKLTKEEGMVFMQEEFGVEIVEG; encoded by the coding sequence ATGATAGCAAATAGGGAGCAGATTTTAGCTGATTGGGAAGCTCACCCAATGAGGAGGCCGAGGATAGCTAAGGTCACAATCAACATTGGTGTTGGCGAGAGCGGAGAGAGACTAACCAAAGCAGAGTCAATGCTCCAGCAACTTGTTGGGCAGAAGCCAATTAGGAGAAGGGCAAAGAAAACAAACAGGGATTTCGGAATTAGAAGAGGAGAGCCAATAGCTGTAAAAGTTACACTCAGAGGAAAAAAAGCCTATGAAATGCTCAGAAGACTTTTGGCGGCAGTTGACAATAAGCTCAAGGCATCAAGTTTTGATGAACACGGAAACGTCTGCTTTGGAATTGATGAGCACATCAACATTCCTGGAGTTGAATACGACCCAGAGATCGGTATCTTCGGTATGGATGTGTGTGTCACCCTTGAAAGACCAGGATTTAGAGTTGCAAGAAGGAGGAGAAAGAGAACAAAGATACCCACAAGACACAAACTGACAAAAGAAGAAGGTATGGTTTTCATGCAAGAGGAGTTTGGCGTTGAGATTGTGGAGGGATGA
- a CDS encoding 30S ribosomal protein S14 produces the protein MAKADYNRRKPRRFGKGARRCIRCGQYGPIIRIHGLMLCRHCFREMAPKLGFRKYE, from the coding sequence ATGGCGAAGGCAGACTACAACAGGAGAAAACCGAGAAGGTTTGGTAAGGGTGCGAGAAGGTGCATTCGTTGCGGACAGTATGGGCCGATCATCAGAATCCACGGGCTTATGTTGTGCAGGCACTGCTTTAGAGAGATGGCTCCAAAGTTAGGATTTAGGAAATACGAGTGA
- a CDS encoding 30S ribosomal protein S8, translating to MTLLDPLANALSHITNSEKVGKKEVYIKPASKLIGEVLRVMQENGYIGEFEFIDDGRAGIYRVQLIGKINKAGAIKPRFPVKARDYEYWEKRFLPAFEFGILIVSTSQGVMTHKEARDKGIGGRLIAYVY from the coding sequence ATGACTTTGCTTGATCCGCTGGCAAATGCCCTATCTCATATCACAAACAGTGAGAAGGTTGGGAAGAAGGAGGTTTATATAAAGCCAGCCTCAAAGCTCATTGGGGAAGTTTTGAGGGTTATGCAGGAAAATGGTTACATTGGCGAATTCGAGTTCATCGACGACGGAAGGGCTGGAATTTACAGAGTTCAGCTCATAGGCAAGATAAACAAGGCTGGCGCAATAAAACCAAGATTTCCCGTCAAAGCCAGAGACTATGAGTACTGGGAGAAGAGATTCCTCCCGGCATTCGAGTTTGGAATACTGATAGTCTCAACATCCCAGGGTGTAATGACTCACAAAGAGGCAAGAGATAAGGGGATTGGTGGAAGGCTGATAGCCTACGTCTACTGA
- a CDS encoding 50S ribosomal protein L6 — protein sequence MPIDAWVREEVEIPEGVEVTVENNLVKVKGPKGELERELKYPGVRIFTEDGKVVIYKDFPRRKDIAIARTFKAHINNMIKGVTEGFTYKLKVVYSHFPITVKVQGDKVVIENFLGEKAPRIAQILPGVKVKVQGQEIIVEGIDKEKVGQTAANIEQATRITKWDRRVFQDGIYIVEKAGKPIKF from the coding sequence ATGCCAATTGACGCATGGGTAAGGGAAGAAGTTGAAATTCCAGAGGGAGTTGAGGTCACTGTTGAGAATAACCTTGTTAAAGTAAAGGGTCCAAAGGGAGAGCTTGAGAGAGAGCTGAAGTATCCGGGAGTCAGGATATTCACGGAGGACGGTAAGGTTGTGATTTACAAGGACTTTCCAAGGAGGAAGGACATAGCAATTGCAAGAACATTCAAGGCACACATAAACAACATGATTAAGGGTGTAACAGAGGGCTTCACATACAAGCTTAAGGTTGTTTACAGCCACTTCCCGATTACCGTTAAGGTTCAGGGAGATAAAGTTGTCATCGAGAACTTCCTTGGTGAAAAAGCTCCAAGAATAGCTCAAATACTGCCGGGAGTCAAAGTCAAAGTCCAGGGACAGGAAATCATCGTTGAAGGGATCGATAAAGAAAAAGTGGGACAAACTGCCGCAAATATTGAGCAGGCAACGAGGATTACAAAGTGGGATAGAAGAGTGTTCCAAGATGGAATTTACATTGTTGAGAAGGCTGGCAAGCCTATAAAATTCTGA
- a CDS encoding 50S ribosomal protein L32e yields the protein MNEKARLLRIRAKLKRKKPKFLRQEWWRFPKFKNDPKWRRPKGIDSKMRLKKKGKPRSPSIGWSSPKLVRGLHPSGYEEVLVHNVKELEALDPARQAARIARTVGKKKRIMIVERARELGIKVLNG from the coding sequence ATGAATGAGAAAGCGAGACTCTTAAGAATTAGGGCAAAGCTCAAGAGGAAAAAGCCCAAGTTCCTCAGGCAGGAATGGTGGCGCTTTCCAAAGTTCAAGAATGATCCAAAGTGGAGAAGGCCAAAGGGAATTGACAGCAAGATGAGACTCAAGAAAAAGGGCAAGCCAAGGTCACCAAGCATTGGATGGAGCTCACCCAAACTTGTTAGAGGATTACATCCAAGTGGGTATGAGGAAGTGTTAGTTCACAACGTCAAGGAGCTTGAAGCCCTTGACCCGGCAAGACAGGCAGCAAGGATTGCAAGAACCGTTGGAAAGAAGAAGAGGATTATGATAGTTGAGAGAGCCAGAGAGCTGGGTATTAAGGTGCTCAATGGGTGA
- a CDS encoding 50S ribosomal protein L19e, with protein sequence MRMQRRIAAEILKCGENRIWIDPERIEDVKSAITREDIKRLIKEGVIKKKPVKGQSTYRAKIRHEQRKKGRHRGPGSRKGKKTARMGKKERWIMTIRALRKELRKLKAEKKIDVHTYRRLYIRAKGGQFKNKHQLYLFLEEKGILKR encoded by the coding sequence ATGAGAATGCAGAGAAGAATTGCTGCTGAGATTTTGAAATGTGGTGAGAACAGAATTTGGATTGACCCTGAGAGAATTGAGGATGTCAAATCCGCAATTACAAGGGAAGATATTAAGCGTTTGATAAAAGAGGGGGTCATTAAGAAAAAACCAGTCAAGGGACAGAGCACTTACAGAGCTAAAATAAGGCACGAGCAGAGAAAGAAAGGAAGACACAGGGGGCCAGGAAGCAGAAAGGGTAAGAAGACAGCGAGAATGGGCAAGAAGGAGAGATGGATTATGACCATCAGGGCATTGAGAAAAGAACTTAGAAAGCTCAAGGCAGAGAAGAAGATAGATGTTCACACCTACAGGAGATTGTACATAAGAGCAAAAGGTGGACAGTTCAAGAACAAGCACCAGCTCTACCTGTTCCTTGAGGAGAAGGGAATATTGAAGAGGTGA
- a CDS encoding 50S ribosomal protein L18 translates to MAHGPRYRVPFRRRREGKTNYHKRLALLKSGKPRLVVRKTLNHHIAQIIVYDPKGDRTLVSAHTRELMRDFGWKGHGGNTPSAYLLGLLIGYKALQKGISEAILDIGLHPPTRGSSIFAVLKGAVDAGLNVPHSEEIYPEDYRIRGEHIAEYAKMLKEEDEERYRRQFGGYLLKGLEPEKLPEHFDEVKARIIEKFEEARE, encoded by the coding sequence ATGGCACACGGACCAAGATATAGGGTTCCATTCAGGAGAAGGAGAGAAGGTAAGACTAACTATCACAAGCGCTTAGCCCTACTCAAGTCGGGCAAGCCAAGGTTAGTTGTTAGAAAAACATTAAACCATCACATTGCCCAAATCATCGTTTACGATCCAAAAGGTGACAGAACTTTGGTTTCAGCTCATACAAGGGAATTGATGAGGGACTTTGGCTGGAAGGGGCATGGAGGAAACACACCAAGTGCTTATCTGCTTGGTCTGCTTATCGGTTACAAGGCGTTGCAGAAAGGAATAAGCGAAGCCATCCTTGATATAGGCTTACACCCACCAACAAGAGGTTCGAGCATCTTTGCAGTCCTTAAAGGTGCAGTTGACGCTGGTTTAAACGTTCCGCACAGCGAGGAAATTTACCCAGAGGATTATAGGATCAGGGGAGAACACATAGCCGAATACGCTAAGATGCTCAAAGAGGAAGATGAAGAGAGGTATAGGAGACAGTTTGGCGGTTATCTCCTTAAGGGTCTCGAACCTGAAAAGCTCCCAGAGCACTTTGATGAGGTCAAAGCGAGAATAATTGAAAAGTTTGAGGAGGCGAGAGAATGA
- the rpsE gene encoding 30S ribosomal protein S5, producing the protein MSQDWREYAQRVLEEWQPRTKLGMLVKEGQITDIHEVFRKGYQIKEPEIVDVLLPEVNARENQQVLDIALTVRMTDSGRRVRFRVLAAVGNRDGYVGLGIGHGKEVGIAIRKAINYAKMNIIEIKRGCGSWECRCRRPHSVPFTVEGKEGSVRVKLMPGPRGLGLVIGDVGKKILTLAGVKDVWSQSFGETRTTVNFAKAVFDALYNTNRVAIKPEMIEKYGIVVGREMPQSFEL; encoded by the coding sequence ATGAGCCAAGACTGGAGGGAATACGCTCAAAGGGTATTGGAGGAGTGGCAGCCCAGGACTAAGTTGGGCATGCTTGTTAAAGAAGGACAGATTACCGACATTCATGAAGTATTCAGAAAAGGGTACCAGATTAAGGAGCCAGAGATTGTTGACGTTTTACTGCCGGAGGTTAACGCAAGGGAAAACCAGCAAGTTCTTGACATTGCCCTGACAGTTAGAATGACTGACAGCGGTAGAAGGGTAAGATTCAGGGTCTTGGCAGCAGTTGGTAACAGAGATGGCTATGTCGGATTGGGCATTGGTCACGGAAAGGAAGTGGGAATTGCAATTAGAAAAGCGATAAACTACGCCAAGATGAACATCATTGAAATTAAGAGGGGCTGTGGTTCATGGGAGTGCAGATGCAGGAGACCGCACTCAGTTCCATTCACCGTTGAGGGGAAAGAGGGAAGCGTTAGGGTTAAGCTCATGCCTGGACCAAGAGGTCTTGGTCTCGTTATAGGCGATGTGGGCAAGAAGATACTAACATTGGCGGGAGTTAAAGACGTCTGGAGCCAGAGCTTTGGTGAAACAAGAACAACAGTTAACTTCGCAAAGGCAGTGTTCGATGCACTCTACAACACTAACAGGGTTGCCATTAAACCAGAAATGATTGAGAAGTACGGTATAGTCGTTGGTAGAGAGATGCCCCAGAGCTTTGAACTGTGA
- a CDS encoding 50S ribosomal protein L30 produces MAKIAIIRVRGRVGVKRPVKDTLAMLRLHKVNHLVIVDDTPSYKGMIQKAKDYITWGEINAETLAKLIRKRGRLIGNKRVTDEYVQEKLGMTIEEFAEKVINGEMKLSDLPNLKPVFRLHPPRGGFKGSKKRTFKEGGALGYRGEKINELIERML; encoded by the coding sequence ATGGCAAAAATAGCAATAATTAGGGTTAGAGGAAGGGTTGGAGTTAAGAGACCAGTGAAGGATACACTTGCAATGCTCAGACTTCACAAGGTTAATCATCTCGTTATAGTTGATGACACGCCAAGCTACAAGGGAATGATTCAGAAGGCAAAGGACTACATTACATGGGGTGAAATTAACGCAGAAACACTTGCAAAGCTCATAAGGAAGAGGGGCAGATTAATCGGGAACAAGAGGGTTACAGATGAGTACGTTCAGGAGAAGCTCGGAATGACAATTGAAGAATTCGCAGAAAAAGTCATTAACGGAGAAATGAAGCTCAGCGACTTGCCAAATCTTAAGCCAGTCTTTAGACTCCATCCACCAAGGGGGGGCTTCAAGGGAAGCAAGAAGAGGACATTCAAAGAGGGAGGAGCTTTGGGCTACAGAGGCGAGAAGATTAATGAGCTTATAGAAAGAATGCTGTGA
- a CDS encoding uL15m family ribosomal protein: MIRRRKKVRKLRGSHTHGWGCKKKHRGGGHKGGRGMAGTGKRKKTKWTWVIKYMPDHLGKRGFSRPKAVQREIVAVNLKFIDEHLDELMQMGVAYEENGKIIVDTTQFADKVLGTGKLTKPLVIKAYAFSPKAQEKIREAGGEAVLA; this comes from the coding sequence ATGATTAGGAGAAGGAAGAAAGTGAGAAAGCTTCGTGGTTCCCACACTCATGGCTGGGGATGCAAGAAAAAGCACAGGGGCGGAGGTCACAAAGGCGGTAGAGGAATGGCAGGAACTGGGAAGAGAAAGAAGACAAAGTGGACTTGGGTTATTAAGTACATGCCTGATCATCTCGGTAAGAGAGGATTCAGCAGACCAAAAGCTGTCCAAAGAGAAATTGTTGCTGTTAACTTGAAGTTCATTGATGAGCACTTGGACGAGCTCATGCAGATGGGAGTTGCATATGAAGAGAATGGAAAGATCATCGTTGACACAACCCAGTTCGCCGACAAAGTCTTAGGTACTGGAAAGCTCACAAAGCCTTTGGTCATTAAAGCTTATGCATTCTCCCCCAAGGCTCAGGAAAAGATTAGAGAAGCAGGGGGAGAGGCTGTCCTTGCTTGA
- the secY gene encoding preprotein translocase subunit SecY: MGVRDVVYALERWFPEIERPKRHVPLKEKFAWTGIVLLLYFILSEIPLFGMPPTVQDYFQTLRVVLAGRSGSILTLGIGPIVTAGIIMQLLVGSEIIKLDLSDHEDRRFYQALQRVFAVFMCFFEAAIYVFAGAFGNPALSIKILLMLQLAMGGILLIIMDELVSKWGIGSGISLFIAAGVSQTIITRAFNPLTTTQVIDPLTGKPAIIGAIPAFIQHLINGDLTGGFYRGNLPDMSNVLATFVVFLIVVYLESMRVEIPLSYGRVTVRGRYPIRFMYVSNIPIILTFALYANIQLWARLLQRIGYPILGQFDPETGAAISGFVRYTIPPRDIFHVTADPGRALIYALMTITWSLIFGFLWVELTGLDAKSIARQLQRAGLQIPGFRRDPRILERVLQRYIPYVTFWGSFTLAVVAILADFLGALGTGTGILLTVGILYRFYEEIAREQVSEMFPMLRRFFG; this comes from the coding sequence ATGGGCGTAAGAGATGTAGTATATGCATTAGAAAGATGGTTTCCAGAAATCGAAAGACCAAAACGACATGTCCCCTTGAAAGAAAAGTTTGCTTGGACGGGTATTGTATTGTTGTTATACTTTATACTCTCAGAAATACCCCTATTTGGAATGCCTCCAACTGTTCAGGATTATTTTCAAACTTTGAGAGTTGTTCTTGCGGGTAGAAGTGGAAGCATTCTCACTCTGGGTATCGGACCTATAGTCACAGCCGGAATTATCATGCAGCTTTTAGTCGGTTCTGAAATTATTAAGCTTGATTTATCTGATCATGAGGATAGAAGGTTCTATCAGGCACTGCAGAGGGTATTCGCAGTGTTCATGTGCTTCTTTGAGGCAGCCATCTATGTATTTGCCGGTGCCTTTGGGAATCCAGCATTAAGCATTAAAATACTCCTGATGCTGCAACTGGCTATGGGTGGAATACTGCTCATCATAATGGATGAACTTGTGAGCAAATGGGGAATTGGGAGTGGTATAAGCCTTTTCATTGCGGCTGGTGTTTCCCAGACAATAATTACAAGAGCGTTCAACCCACTAACCACAACTCAAGTGATTGATCCCCTCACTGGAAAACCTGCTATAATTGGTGCGATTCCTGCGTTTATCCAGCATTTAATCAACGGTGATTTGACAGGTGGATTTTATAGAGGTAACCTGCCAGACATGAGCAATGTGCTTGCAACATTTGTTGTCTTCCTCATAGTGGTTTACTTAGAAAGCATGCGTGTTGAAATTCCACTCAGCTACGGAAGAGTCACGGTTAGGGGAAGATATCCAATCAGGTTCATGTACGTTTCAAACATTCCAATTATCCTGACTTTTGCACTTTATGCAAATATCCAGCTCTGGGCGAGATTACTGCAAAGAATCGGATATCCAATTTTGGGGCAGTTTGACCCAGAAACAGGTGCAGCGATTTCGGGATTTGTCAGGTATACAATTCCTCCAAGGGACATTTTCCACGTTACGGCTGATCCAGGAAGGGCTCTAATCTATGCTCTCATGACAATCACTTGGTCACTGATATTTGGATTTCTCTGGGTTGAGCTAACTGGATTGGATGCAAAAAGTATAGCAAGACAACTTCAAAGAGCAGGGCTTCAGATCCCCGGATTCAGGAGAGATCCAAGAATACTGGAGAGGGTCCTCCAGAGGTACATTCCATACGTAACCTTCTGGGGTTCATTTACATTGGCAGTGGTTGCAATACTGGCAGATTTCCTTGGAGCATTAGGAACTGGAACTGGAATACTGCTGACTGTTGGTATACTCTACAGGTTCTATGAAGAGATAGCCAGAGAGCAAGTAAGCGAAATGTTCCCAATGTTGCGCAGGTTCTTTGGTTGA
- a CDS encoding adenylate kinase, giving the protein MPFVVMITGIPGVGKSTITRLALRRTRAKFRLINFGDLMFEEAVKLGWVRHRDEMRKLDLPKQRILQQKVAEKIAEIAKKEPVLLDTHATIRTPLGYLLGFPRKVIETINPTFIVIIEATPSEILGRRLRDLKRDRDVETEEQIQRHQDLNRAAAISYAMHSNALIKIIENHEDKGLEEAVNELVKILDLAVEEYA; this is encoded by the coding sequence ATGCCATTTGTGGTCATGATAACTGGTATTCCTGGGGTAGGTAAGAGTACTATAACAAGATTAGCTTTAAGAAGAACCCGGGCTAAATTCAGGCTCATCAACTTTGGAGACTTAATGTTTGAGGAAGCTGTAAAGTTGGGCTGGGTTAGGCACAGGGATGAGATGAGAAAACTGGATCTGCCAAAGCAGAGAATCCTTCAGCAGAAAGTAGCAGAAAAAATTGCAGAGATAGCAAAAAAAGAACCCGTCTTGTTAGATACTCATGCAACGATCAGAACCCCTCTCGGCTATCTGCTTGGATTTCCTCGAAAAGTTATTGAGACAATAAACCCCACTTTCATTGTAATAATAGAAGCCACTCCAAGCGAGATCCTCGGAAGAAGATTGAGGGATCTCAAAAGAGATAGAGATGTTGAAACTGAAGAACAAATCCAGAGACATCAAGATTTAAATAGGGCTGCTGCGATAAGCTATGCAATGCATTCCAATGCACTTATAAAGATAATTGAAAACCATGAAGATAAGGGTCTTGAAGAGGCGGTTAATGAGTTAGTAAAAATACTTGATTTGGCG